The Acidimicrobiales bacterium region CCCCCGCCCATCGCCACCACCCGCCTGGCCGTCACCGCGCTGGTCGCCCCGCTGGCCGTCGGGGTCGTGGCCGCCGTCGTGCTCGGCCACCCCGCCCTCGCCCTGCTCGCCCTGCTCGGCCCGGTGACCGTCGGCGGCACCTGGCTCGAGGACCGGCGCCGGGCCAGGGCCGACGGGAGGCGACGCCGGGCGACGGCGGCGGACGACGCCGCGACCGTCACCGCCGCGGTGACGGCGGCGTCGGCGGCCGAGGCCCGGCGCCGGCGGGCGGCCCACCCGGACCCCGGCGAGCTGGCGGCGAGGGCGGCGGCAGCCGGCGGGCGGCTCTGGGAGCGGCGGTCGTCGTCACCCGGTCTCCTCGCCGTGACCGTCGGGCATGCCGACCTGGCCTGGTCGCCGCCGGTGCGCGGCGCCTCGCCGGCCCCGGACGTGGCCGCCGCCGTCGACGCTGCCGCCCGGCTGGCCGACGTGCCCGTGCCCGTCGACCTCGCGGCGACGACCGTCGGCGTCACCGGCCCGCGGGCGGCCGCCCTCGCCGTCACCCGGTCGGTCGTGTGCCAGCTGGTGACCCTGGCCGGCCCGGCCGACGTCCGGCTCGCCGTCCTCGGCCCGCCGGCGGACTGGTCGTGGACGGCCTGGCTCCCCCACCTCGCCCCGCCGTCGCGGGCGACGGTGGTCGTGGCCGACGGCGAGGCGGCGATCGACGAGGCCCGACCGCTCCTCGCCGCCGGCACGCCGGCCGTGGTGGTGGCGCCATCCGCCGATCGGCTGCCGTCCGCCTGCGCGGCCGTCGTCGAGGTCGCCGCCGACGGCCGCGCCCGCCTCCACCCCGGCACCGACGGCGGCCCCGTCGACCTCGTCGCCACCGGCGTCCCCCTCGCCGTCGCCTCGCAGGTCGCCCGCCACCTGGCCCGGCTGGCCGACCCCGAGGACCGGGTCGACGGCGCCCTGCCGGCGTCCGTCGCCCTCCTCGACGCCATCGGCCTCCCCGATCCGACTCCCGAGGCGGTCGTGGCTCGCTGGCGGGCGGCGCCCGCCGGCCTGCCCGCGGTGCTCGGCGCCGGGCCGGACGGCGCCTTCGCCGTCGACCTCTGCGCGGACGGCCCGCACGCGCTCGTCGCCGGCACGACGGGCGCCGGCAAGTCCGAGCTGCTGCGGTCCCTGGTGGCCTCGCTCGCCGCCACCCTGGCCCCGGACGACCTCAACGTCGTGCTCCTCGACTACAAGGGCGGCAGCGCCTTCGACCGCTGCGCCGACCTCCCGCACGTCGTCGGCGTCGTCACCGACCTGGACGAGCACCTCGGCCGCCGGGCGCTCGTGGCGCTCGAGGGCGAGCTGCGGGAGCGGGAGCGCCGCCTCCGGGCCGCGGGCGCCGCCGACCTCGCCGCCTACCGGGCCCCCGGTGCGACCGAGCCGCTCCCCCGGCTCCTCGTCGTCGTCGACGAGTTCGCCGCGCTGGCCGCCGAGCTGCCCGGCTTCGTGGACCGCCTGGTCGGGCTCGCCCAGCGGGGCCGCAGCCTCGGCATCCACCTCGTGCTCGCCACCCAGCGGCCGTCGGGGGTGGTCAGCGAGTCGATCAGGGCCAACACCAACCTCCGCATCGCGCTGCGGGTCCAGGACGGCGGGGAGTCGACCGACGTCGTCGGGGCGCCCGACGCGGCGCTCCTCCCGCGGGACCGCCCCGGCCGGGCCGTCGCCCGTCTCGGCCCCGGCGAACTGGTGCCGTTCCAGGCCGCGCTGGCCACCCGGCCGGCGCCCGCGGCCCGACCGCCGGTGGTCGCCGTCCCCGCCGGAACCGCGCCGCCCCGCCCGCCGGACGGTGGCCCGACCGACCTCGACCGCCTCGTCACCGCCGTCGCCGGCGCCGCCCGCCTGGCCGGCACCGGGCCCCAGCGCCGGCCGTGGCCCGAGCCGCTGCCCACTCGCCTCGCCCTCGACGACCTCCCGCCCGGCGCGCTCGCCCTGGCCGACGAGCCCGAGCACCAGCGCCGCTCGCCCTGGCAGTGGGACCCGGCCGGCGGGCACCTGCTCGTCCTCGGCGTCCCCGGGTCGGGGGTGACGACGGCCCTGGCGGCTGCGGTCCTCGCCCTCGCCGGCGAGCACCCGCCGGACCGCCTGCACGTGCACGTCCTCGACTGCGGCAGCGGCGGCCTGGCCCAGCTCGCCGCGCTCCCGCACGCCGGCGCCGTCGTCGGCCCGGCCGACGAC contains the following coding sequences:
- a CDS encoding FtsK/SpoIIIE domain-containing protein gives rise to the protein AQAAAVLDDPTVSAAHLTVTVEPDGTATVADTGSTNGTKVDGEWVVDGAAPVDPGAVVAAGTVRLAVVPAAAEPRPARLGPAGADGRRPIHRPPRPAPPPAPAPVDLPGPPPPPIATTRLAVTALVAPLAVGVVAAVVLGHPALALLALLGPVTVGGTWLEDRRRARADGRRRRATAADDAATVTAAVTAASAAEARRRRAAHPDPGELAARAAAAGGRLWERRSSSPGLLAVTVGHADLAWSPPVRGASPAPDVAAAVDAAARLADVPVPVDLAATTVGVTGPRAAALAVTRSVVCQLVTLAGPADVRLAVLGPPADWSWTAWLPHLAPPSRATVVVADGEAAIDEARPLLAAGTPAVVVAPSADRLPSACAAVVEVAADGRARLHPGTDGGPVDLVATGVPLAVASQVARHLARLADPEDRVDGALPASVALLDAIGLPDPTPEAVVARWRAAPAGLPAVLGAGPDGAFAVDLCADGPHALVAGTTGAGKSELLRSLVASLAATLAPDDLNVVLLDYKGGSAFDRCADLPHVVGVVTDLDEHLGRRALVALEGELRERERRLRAAGAADLAAYRAPGATEPLPRLLVVVDEFAALAAELPGFVDRLVGLAQRGRSLGIHLVLATQRPSGVVSESIRANTNLRIALRVQDGGESTDVVGAPDAALLPRDRPGRAVARLGPGELVPFQAALATRPAPAARPPVVAVPAGTAPPRPPDGGPTDLDRLVTAVAGAARLAGTGPQRRPWPEPLPTRLALDDLPPGALALADEPEHQRRSPWQWDPAGGHLLVLGVPGSGVTTALAAAVLALAGEHPPDRLHVHVLDCGSGGLAQLAALPHAGAVVGPADD